The following are encoded in a window of Staphylospora marina genomic DNA:
- a CDS encoding reverse transcriptase/maturase family protein, translated as MRNPKAVLNSLARKAKDDRYKFRRLYRNFYNEEFFWLALNRLSARKGVVDRTAGERGMDGTCAGKIRTIIEKLKDQTYQPVKVCATKVGTKHPPRSPAIDDLLVQEVCRMILEAIFEGSFSDESHGFRPGRSCHTALMHIRERFTGVRWFIQGNLGGVFENIDHQKLVEILKKRIEDERFVNLIRKFLRAGYLKDWRYHGTYSGTPQGGIIGPVLTNIFLDRLDKHVADIRERFEGSGFQPNPTGAGPTDGGNKRLRHVRYADRFLIGIIGSKADARRIREEIAAFARERLNVSLPEENLLITHSSEPVRFLAHDIVIPRPDVVPGGTSGTGARLDNMRCRLCVPKETWMNRLLQLKVLKIDEKGRWRAMHLPRLARLEDVEILNVYNAEIEGLYNYYRLADNVNVLRKFFYIMKYSMYKTFAGKYKTSVSRILGRYLRDGRFTVEYRTKSGMKRAVLYDRGFKRDTRVLPEEADLLPGGFSHKRMPGT; from the coding sequence GTGAGAAATCCCAAGGCGGTATTGAACAGTCTGGCACGGAAAGCGAAGGATGACAGGTACAAGTTCCGGAGACTGTACAGAAACTTCTACAACGAGGAGTTTTTTTGGCTGGCCCTGAACCGTCTGTCTGCCCGAAAGGGCGTGGTCGACCGGACGGCGGGGGAACGGGGCATGGACGGAACCTGTGCCGGAAAGATCCGAACCATCATCGAAAAGTTGAAAGACCAAACGTATCAACCCGTGAAGGTCTGCGCGACGAAAGTCGGAACGAAACACCCGCCGCGATCACCCGCCATTGATGATTTGCTGGTTCAGGAAGTCTGCCGGATGATTCTCGAAGCCATTTTTGAGGGAAGCTTCTCGGATGAATCGCACGGATTCAGACCCGGAAGGAGCTGCCACACCGCTCTCATGCACATCCGGGAACGTTTCACGGGAGTTCGATGGTTCATTCAGGGAAATCTCGGTGGGGTCTTTGAAAACATCGATCACCAAAAACTGGTGGAAATCCTCAAAAAGAGAATCGAGGACGAGAGGTTCGTCAACCTGATCCGGAAGTTCCTGCGTGCCGGGTATTTGAAAGACTGGAGATATCACGGCACGTACAGCGGAACACCGCAAGGAGGGATCATCGGTCCCGTCCTGACGAACATCTTTCTCGACCGGTTGGACAAGCATGTGGCGGACATCCGGGAACGTTTCGAAGGATCCGGATTTCAGCCGAATCCGACCGGAGCGGGTCCGACGGACGGGGGCAACAAACGTCTCCGCCATGTGCGATACGCCGACCGCTTCCTGATCGGAATCATCGGGAGCAAAGCGGATGCGAGGCGGATCCGGGAGGAGATCGCCGCTTTTGCACGGGAACGTCTGAATGTTTCCCTGCCGGAAGAGAATCTCCTCATCACCCACTCGTCCGAACCGGTCCGATTTCTCGCCCATGACATTGTCATCCCGAGACCCGACGTTGTCCCCGGAGGAACGAGCGGAACCGGGGCGCGGCTTGACAACATGAGATGCAGGCTCTGCGTGCCGAAGGAAACATGGATGAACAGGCTTTTGCAATTGAAGGTTCTGAAGATCGATGAAAAGGGTCGATGGCGCGCCATGCATCTTCCCCGTCTCGCCCGTTTGGAGGACGTCGAGATTCTGAACGTTTACAATGCGGAAATCGAGGGTTTGTACAATTACTACAGGCTGGCCGATAACGTGAATGTCCTGAGAAAGTTCTTTTACATCATGAAGTACAGCATGTACAAGACATTCGCAGGCAAGTACAAAACCTCGGTGTCCAGGATTCTCGGGAGGTACCTGAGGGACGGGCGGTTCACGGTGGAGTACCGGACGAAAAGCGGAATGAAACGTGCCGTGCTTTATGATCGGGGATTCAAACGGGACACACGGGTTCTGCCGGAAGAAGCGGACTTGCTGCCCGGCGGATTTTCGCACAAACGAATGCCCGGAACCTGA